DNA sequence from the Maribacter dokdonensis DSW-8 genome:
TGAAGTTCTGTTTCGATCGGTATTATCCATCAATATTTCTGGAATTTTACCTACTACGTTCAGCTTAAGTTCTGTTTTTTCCTCTGGAGACAATTTTCCTTTGGATACCCCTTCAAGCTCATCTAAAACATTACTTAATTGAGTACCTACAAAAATTGAAAATATTGCTGGTGGAGCTTCGTTTGCCCCCAGCCTATGATCATTACTTGCCGAAGCTATTGAAGAACGCAAAAGTTCTTCATAAGTATCTACCGCTTTAATGGTGTTAATAAAAAAGGTCAAAAACTGTAAGTTCTTCATTGGTGTAGAACCGGGACTAAGAAGATTTACCCCGGTATTGGTCTGTAGAGACCAGTTATTATGCTTACCCGACCCATTGATCCCAGCAAATGGCTTTTCATGGAACAGCACTTTAAAATGATGTTTATCCGCAATCTTATCCATCACATCCATCAATAGAAGATTATGATCAATTGCCAAATTTGCTTCTTCAAAAACAGGAGCCAGTTCAAACTGATTTGGGGCAACTTCATTGTGCCTGGTCTTTACAGGTATACCCAATTTTGTGCATTCTTTTTCTAAATCGCTCATAAAACTCAGCACACGACTAGGTATAACCCCAAAATAATGATCATCTAATTGTTGTCCTTTTGCAGGAGTTTCGCCCACCAAAGTACGACCGGTCATCATAATATCCGGTCTAGAATGTGCAAGAGCTTTATCGATCAAAAAATATTCTTGCTCCCAACCTAAAGTTGCGTTGACCTTGGTAACGGTTTTATCAAAATATTTAGCTACTGCGGTTGCCGCTTCATCCACTGCACCCAATGCTCTTAACAATGGAGCTTTATTATCTAAAGCTTCACCCGTATACGAAACAAATATTGTAGGTATACATAAAGTAGTACCATATATGAATGCGGGCGAAGATGGATCCCAAGCCGTGTAGCCCCTAGCCTCAAATGTATTTCTTATGCCCCCACTTGGAAAACTAGATGCATCTGGTTCTTGCTGCACCAATTGACCACCACCAAACTTTTCTAAAGCCGTACCATCTGGCATAAGATCAAAGAAGGCATCATGTTTCTCAGCAGTTGAACCGGTTAAAGGCTGAAACCAGTGGGTATAATGAGTGGCTCCCATTGAAATTGCCCAACCTTTTATGGCCTCTGCGACTTGATCTGCAATTTTTCTGTCGATCTTAGAACCAGAATCCATAGCTCCTTTCAATCCTTCAAAAGCATCTTTGGTTAGGTATTGCAACATCTTTTTTTCATTGAACACGTTGACACCGAACAAGTCAGACCTTCTTCCATTTTCCTGAATAGCGATGGCATTTCTATTTTGACTTTCTTTTATTGCTGTAAATCTTGAGGACATCATACCTAAATTCATTATTAATTTCACAAAATTACGTTCTATAAATATAAATATGATAAAATACCCGACAAAAATTAGGGGTACATAGAAATAAATTTAATTTTTACAGATTTACCCCCTTAAAAATTCATACAGATTGATAAAAAACATATTTTTGTTGGTAACTTATTTTAAATTATAACGAGCACATTATGAGCAAAA
Encoded proteins:
- a CDS encoding glutamine synthetase III family protein, translated to MMSSRFTAIKESQNRNAIAIQENGRRSDLFGVNVFNEKKMLQYLTKDAFEGLKGAMDSGSKIDRKIADQVAEAIKGWAISMGATHYTHWFQPLTGSTAEKHDAFFDLMPDGTALEKFGGGQLVQQEPDASSFPSGGIRNTFEARGYTAWDPSSPAFIYGTTLCIPTIFVSYTGEALDNKAPLLRALGAVDEAATAVAKYFDKTVTKVNATLGWEQEYFLIDKALAHSRPDIMMTGRTLVGETPAKGQQLDDHYFGVIPSRVLSFMSDLEKECTKLGIPVKTRHNEVAPNQFELAPVFEEANLAIDHNLLLMDVMDKIADKHHFKVLFHEKPFAGINGSGKHNNWSLQTNTGVNLLSPGSTPMKNLQFLTFFINTIKAVDTYEELLRSSIASASNDHRLGANEAPPAIFSIFVGTQLSNVLDELEGVSKGKLSPEEKTELKLNVVGKIPEILMDNTDRNRTSPFAFTGNKFEMRGVGSKTNCAKPMTILNTIVAKQLKDFKKEVDALVDKKNLKKDEAVFNVLREYIKTSKRIRFDGDGYSVEWENEAKRRKLSNNKNTPEALEVLTSKDSIALFESMDVMSEVEVGARQEVDLENYIMHLQIEGRVYNELVYGYILPSALEYQNKLIKNVSGLKEIYGAAHKKFTEGQLTMIEEIAEHVVSIKKMVDAMADARKKANALKDTKKKAKSYCFDVKPYFSEIRSHSDKLEKLMDNTLWPLTKYRELLFIE